A window of the Flavobacterium sangjuense genome harbors these coding sequences:
- the asnS gene encoding asparagine--tRNA ligase translates to MRHTKVKSLLNSETTISEVNAKGWVRTFRNNQFIALNDGSTINNIQCVVDFENTPEETLKRITTGAAVSVTGALVESKGAGQKYEIQVSKLEILGDSDAEKFPMQPKKHSLEFLRENAHLRVRTNAFGAIMRVRSVLAFAVHQYFQEKGFVYVNTPVITGADAEGAGEMFQVTSLPLDNLPKNEGGNIDYKKDFFGKHTNLTVSGQLEGETFAMALGQIYTFGPTFRAENSNTSRHLAEFWMIEPEVAFNDLNDNMDLAEDFIQYVIKYTMDKCSEDLKFLEGRLADEEKQKPQAERSEMSLLEKLNFVLENNFKRVSYTEAIDILRDSTPNKKKKFSYIINEWGADLQSEHERYLVEKHFKCPVILFDYPANIKAFYMRLNEDGKTVRAMDILFPGIGEIVGGSQREERYDVLVEKMKALGIDEEELWWYLDTRRFGSAVHSGFGLGFERLVLFVTGMTNIRDVIPFPRTPQNAEF, encoded by the coding sequence ATGAGACATACAAAAGTTAAAAGCTTACTAAACAGTGAAACAACGATTTCGGAAGTAAATGCAAAAGGTTGGGTAAGAACTTTTAGAAACAATCAATTTATAGCGTTGAACGATGGTTCGACCATTAATAATATTCAGTGTGTTGTCGATTTTGAAAACACGCCTGAAGAAACTTTAAAAAGAATTACAACCGGAGCTGCTGTTTCGGTAACCGGAGCATTGGTAGAAAGCAAAGGTGCTGGTCAGAAATATGAAATCCAGGTTTCTAAATTAGAAATTTTGGGCGATTCTGATGCAGAGAAATTCCCGATGCAGCCAAAGAAACACTCGTTGGAATTCCTTAGAGAAAATGCGCATTTAAGAGTTAGAACCAATGCTTTTGGGGCGATTATGAGAGTGCGTTCGGTCTTGGCTTTTGCGGTACATCAGTATTTTCAGGAAAAAGGTTTTGTGTATGTTAATACGCCTGTAATTACGGGTGCTGATGCTGAAGGTGCCGGAGAAATGTTTCAGGTAACGTCATTGCCATTGGACAATTTGCCAAAAAATGAAGGAGGAAACATCGATTACAAAAAAGATTTCTTCGGAAAACACACTAACCTAACGGTTTCGGGACAATTGGAAGGTGAAACTTTCGCTATGGCTTTGGGTCAGATTTATACTTTCGGACCAACTTTTAGAGCAGAGAATTCAAATACGTCACGTCACTTGGCTGAATTCTGGATGATTGAACCTGAAGTTGCTTTCAATGATTTGAATGACAATATGGATTTGGCTGAAGATTTTATTCAGTATGTGATTAAATACACGATGGATAAATGTTCTGAAGATTTAAAGTTTTTGGAAGGTCGTTTAGCGGATGAAGAAAAACAAAAACCACAGGCGGAAAGAAGTGAAATGAGTTTGTTAGAGAAGTTAAACTTCGTTTTAGAAAACAATTTCAAACGTGTTTCTTATACCGAAGCTATTGATATCTTAAGAGATTCTACTCCGAATAAAAAGAAAAAGTTCAGCTATATCATCAACGAATGGGGCGCAGATTTACAATCAGAACACGAAAGATATTTAGTTGAAAAACACTTCAAATGTCCGGTGATTTTGTTTGATTATCCGGCAAACATCAAAGCGTTTTACATGCGTTTGAACGAAGACGGAAAAACGGTTCGCGCCATGGATATTCTTTTTCCGGGAATTGGAGAAATCGTTGGAGGTTCACAAAGAGAAGAACGTTACGATGTTCTAGTTGAAAAAATGAAAGCCTTAGGCATTGACGAAGAAGAACTTTGGTGGTATTTAGATACCCGAAGATTTGGTTCGGCAGTACATTCAGGTTTCGGATTAGGGTTTGAAAGATTGGTATTATTTGTAACCGGAATGACAAACATCCGTGACGTAATTCCGTTTCCAAGAACGCCACAAAACGCAGAGTTTTAA
- a CDS encoding efflux RND transporter permease subunit → MKKLLGIGFWEFIARVILRNRIAIIIGILVVTGMLITQFEHIRFTQTEANLIPADDKVNVDYDKFLSHFGEEGNLIVIATKDKKLFTPKIYGEWRDLMNTIKSSKEVSLVVSVDNLQKLIKNDSLEKFELKPLVDDRKIQNEQYLKQIQKELYTKLPFYEGLLFNKKTGAIRSAIYLDKKIVNTKARKEYVLNNLIPALNKFKKATGIELHTSGMPYIRTLNAKTIIDEIGLFIGAALLITSLIFFYFFRSFRATMASLIVVIVGVVWSFGIIGALGYEITVLTALVPTLVIVIGIPNCIFFINKYHQEYHKHSNKAKALQRVITKTGTATLMTNITTAVGFATFIATNNVLLREFGVVTTINILAIYLLSLLIIPIFFSYIPSPIPRHLGHLERESLTSFLKWIVSTVKYNRIGVYITAICLLVFGIIGIGKIKVSGSILEDMPKKTVFFDDIRFFEKEFDGVLPLEIMIDTKRKNGAMKLSNLRKMEELEHTITDIPELSKPLSIVNIAKSFNQAYYNGNPDFYTLPSSQEEIFLLPYIKNSLKNDKDNQLKSYITSDGSIARITTFIKDENGERMEAIEAHIRNKVNKLFPEPRYEVIITGKPSVFQKGTKYLLDNLLSSLLFAFFLTGALVAIMFRSFKMVLVSIIPNLLPLLMTAGLMGFLGIPLKPSTLLVFGIAFGMSVDDTLRFLAQYRLELSRNDWKIKKSVFATFDDAGISMFYTSIILFFGFSVFMLSSFGGTVALGGLVALTLFFGMLSNLVLLPSLVLTLNKALANQQELPEPIINILEPTDEDIDELKEQ, encoded by the coding sequence ATGAAAAAGTTGTTAGGTATTGGTTTTTGGGAATTTATCGCTCGGGTAATCTTAAGAAATCGTATTGCTATTATAATCGGTATTCTTGTCGTTACAGGAATGCTGATAACGCAATTCGAACACATACGGTTTACACAAACAGAAGCCAATTTAATTCCAGCTGACGACAAAGTAAATGTTGATTACGATAAATTTCTGAGTCATTTTGGTGAAGAAGGCAATTTGATTGTCATTGCGACCAAAGACAAAAAACTATTTACACCAAAAATTTATGGCGAATGGCGCGATTTGATGAATACGATCAAGTCGAGTAAAGAAGTGAGTCTGGTAGTTTCAGTAGATAATCTGCAAAAGCTTATCAAAAATGATTCACTTGAAAAATTCGAATTAAAACCTTTAGTGGATGACCGCAAAATTCAGAACGAACAGTATCTGAAACAGATTCAAAAAGAATTATATACCAAACTGCCTTTTTATGAAGGTTTGTTATTCAACAAAAAAACGGGCGCAATCCGCTCTGCAATTTACTTAGACAAAAAAATTGTCAATACCAAAGCCAGAAAGGAATACGTTTTAAACAATTTAATTCCGGCGCTGAACAAATTTAAAAAAGCAACCGGAATCGAATTACATACTTCGGGCATGCCTTATATCCGAACGCTGAATGCCAAAACCATTATCGACGAAATTGGCTTGTTTATTGGTGCTGCTTTGCTAATCACTTCGCTGATTTTCTTTTACTTTTTCCGTTCGTTCAGAGCAACAATGGCGTCACTAATTGTTGTGATTGTTGGCGTCGTATGGTCATTCGGAATCATTGGCGCATTGGGTTACGAGATTACGGTATTGACTGCATTGGTACCAACATTAGTTATCGTAATCGGAATCCCGAATTGTATTTTCTTTATCAATAAATACCATCAGGAATACCACAAACATTCCAATAAGGCCAAAGCCTTACAGCGCGTAATTACCAAAACCGGAACAGCAACATTGATGACCAATATTACAACTGCAGTTGGTTTTGCAACATTCATTGCAACCAATAATGTATTGTTGAGAGAATTTGGCGTAGTGACTACCATCAATATTTTGGCTATTTATTTACTGAGTTTGCTGATTATTCCAATCTTCTTCAGTTATATTCCATCGCCGATTCCGAGACATCTTGGGCATTTAGAAAGAGAATCTCTGACTTCCTTTTTGAAATGGATTGTCAGCACGGTAAAATACAACCGCATTGGCGTTTATATTACAGCAATTTGTTTGCTTGTTTTTGGAATTATTGGGATTGGAAAAATCAAGGTTTCGGGAAGTATATTGGAAGACATGCCGAAAAAGACAGTGTTTTTTGATGATATCCGTTTCTTCGAAAAGGAATTTGACGGCGTGCTGCCTTTGGAAATCATGATTGATACCAAAAGAAAAAATGGCGCAATGAAGCTTTCCAATCTGAGAAAAATGGAAGAATTGGAACATACGATTACCGATATTCCTGAACTTTCAAAACCATTGTCCATCGTAAATATTGCCAAAAGTTTTAATCAGGCGTATTATAATGGTAATCCGGATTTTTACACCTTGCCATCATCACAGGAAGAAATATTCCTGTTGCCGTACATCAAAAATTCGCTTAAAAACGACAAAGACAATCAACTGAAAAGTTATATAACTTCAGACGGAAGTATCGCGAGAATAACAACATTTATCAAAGACGAAAACGGGGAACGAATGGAAGCTATTGAAGCCCACATTCGGAACAAAGTGAATAAATTATTCCCAGAGCCAAGATACGAAGTCATCATCACCGGAAAGCCTTCAGTGTTCCAAAAAGGAACTAAATATTTGCTTGACAATTTACTGTCGTCATTATTGTTCGCCTTTTTCCTAACCGGAGCTTTGGTTGCCATTATGTTCCGATCGTTCAAGATGGTTTTGGTTTCTATAATTCCAAATCTATTACCATTATTGATGACCGCCGGATTGATGGGATTCTTAGGTATTCCGTTAAAGCCATCAACGTTGTTAGTTTTCGGAATTGCTTTCGGAATGTCGGTCGATGATACCTTGCGCTTTTTGGCACAATACCGTTTGGAATTGTCACGAAACGACTGGAAAATCAAGAAATCAGTATTCGCCACGTTTGACGATGCCGGAATCAGTATGTTCTACACTTCGATAATTTTGTTTTTTGGATTCTCGGTGTTTATGTTGTCGAGCTTTGGCGGAACGGTTGCCTTAGGAGGATTGGTTGCATTGACCTTGTTCTTTGGAATGCTATCCAATCTGGTTTTGCTGCCTTCGCTGGTGCTGACCTTAAACAAAGCTTTGGCTAACCAACAGGAATTACCGGAACCAATCATCAATATTTTAGAACCAACAGATGAAGATATTGATGAATTAAAAGAACAATAA
- a CDS encoding cation:proton antiporter — MRNFKNSLFYIFITGGFTYLMYRIVEQGKLLEVGRKIVSPTSEDSQWVQFLSSLFHNLQHPLALLLFQIITIVVVARIFGWIFRKIGQPSVIGEIIAGIVLGPSLFGQYFPDMKEALFPVDSLGNLQLLSQIGLILFMFVIGMELDLKVLKNKANEAVVISHASIVIPFALGIGLSYYIYHQFAPPGIEFLSFSLFMGIAMSITAFPVLARIVQERGIHKTRLGTIVITCAAADDITAWCILAVVIAIVKAGSFVSSLYVIGLALLYVLTMLFVVKPFLKRVGDLYAKKENIKKSVVAIFFMTLIVSSYLTEIIGIHALFGAFMMGAIMPDIAKFRNVFIDKVEDVSVILLLPLFFVFTGLRTEIGLINEPYLWKVTGCIIAVAVAGKFIGSALAAKFVGQSWRDSLTIGALMNTRGLMELVVLNIGYELGVLSPKVFTMMVIMALVTTFMTGPALDIINFIFKTKDAIIPSEVKKSSDFNILISFGNNQKGKSLLRLANSLIKKQKDSANVTAMHLTASDEMHAYNLEEYETQTFEPIVKESRKLEQRITTIFKATNDMETDIADIAQEGKYDLVLVGLGKSIFEGTILGKVLGFTTRIINPDRLLDKFKGKEGLFENSPFDDRTRLIISKTKTPLGVLIDKDLHQIDKVFVGIYSVGDVFLIDYAQKLIYNNNSHVTILDSNGHTKNNFIVENALAVLEQNYPDNIEVLHPDKLNKPFLAQQDLIVFSLETWKKLVDEETSWLTDIPSVLIIKP; from the coding sequence ATGAGAAATTTTAAAAACTCTTTATTTTATATTTTCATTACAGGGGGATTTACCTATTTGATGTATAGAATTGTTGAACAGGGGAAACTACTGGAAGTCGGTAGAAAAATTGTTTCTCCAACATCGGAAGATAGTCAATGGGTTCAGTTTCTGTCTTCATTATTTCACAATTTACAGCATCCATTAGCCTTATTGCTATTCCAAATTATTACGATTGTTGTTGTCGCCAGAATTTTCGGTTGGATTTTTAGAAAAATTGGACAGCCTTCCGTTATTGGTGAAATCATTGCCGGAATTGTTCTTGGTCCATCACTTTTTGGACAGTATTTCCCGGATATGAAAGAAGCACTTTTCCCAGTGGATTCTCTTGGAAATCTTCAATTGTTGAGTCAGATAGGTTTGATACTTTTCATGTTTGTGATAGGCATGGAATTAGACCTGAAAGTCTTAAAAAACAAAGCCAACGAAGCAGTAGTAATAAGCCATGCGAGTATTGTAATTCCGTTTGCTTTGGGTATTGGATTATCCTACTATATCTATCATCAATTTGCGCCACCAGGCATAGAATTTTTATCGTTTAGTTTGTTTATGGGAATTGCCATGAGCATCACAGCATTTCCGGTTTTGGCCAGGATTGTCCAGGAACGAGGTATTCATAAAACCCGATTAGGAACCATTGTTATTACTTGTGCTGCTGCAGATGATATTACAGCCTGGTGTATTTTGGCTGTGGTTATTGCCATCGTAAAAGCCGGAAGTTTTGTGAGTTCTTTATATGTCATTGGCCTTGCACTCCTATATGTTTTGACTATGCTTTTTGTGGTTAAACCTTTTTTGAAACGTGTTGGGGATTTATATGCCAAAAAAGAGAATATCAAAAAATCTGTCGTTGCTATTTTTTTTATGACGCTTATCGTTTCGTCTTATTTGACCGAAATCATTGGAATTCATGCCTTATTTGGAGCTTTTATGATGGGAGCGATTATGCCTGACATTGCCAAGTTTAGAAATGTTTTTATAGACAAGGTAGAAGATGTCTCTGTGATCTTGTTACTACCATTGTTCTTTGTTTTCACAGGATTGCGAACAGAAATCGGCTTAATCAACGAACCTTATTTATGGAAAGTTACAGGTTGTATTATTGCAGTGGCTGTAGCGGGAAAATTTATTGGAAGTGCTTTGGCAGCAAAATTTGTTGGACAAAGTTGGCGCGATAGTTTAACCATTGGCGCTTTGATGAACACGCGTGGTTTGATGGAATTGGTAGTGTTGAACATTGGATACGAATTGGGTGTGCTTTCGCCAAAGGTCTTTACGATGATGGTTATCATGGCCTTGGTGACGACATTTATGACTGGTCCGGCATTGGATATCATCAATTTTATTTTTAAAACCAAAGATGCCATTATTCCTTCCGAGGTTAAAAAGAGTTCAGATTTTAATATTCTTATTTCGTTTGGTAACAATCAGAAAGGTAAATCATTATTGCGTTTGGCAAACAGTCTTATCAAAAAGCAAAAAGATTCAGCCAATGTTACGGCTATGCATTTGACCGCAAGTGATGAAATGCATGCGTATAATTTGGAAGAATATGAAACCCAGACTTTTGAGCCTATTGTAAAAGAGTCCCGAAAACTAGAGCAACGTATCACCACTATTTTCAAAGCAACCAACGATATGGAAACCGATATTGCCGATATTGCCCAAGAAGGGAAATATGATTTGGTATTGGTCGGTTTGGGAAAATCTATTTTTGAAGGAACCATATTGGGGAAAGTGCTCGGATTTACCACACGCATCATCAATCCGGATAGATTATTGGATAAGTTTAAAGGAAAAGAAGGATTGTTTGAAAATTCACCTTTTGATGACAGAACACGTTTGATAATTTCGAAAACCAAAACACCTCTTGGCGTTTTGATTGATAAGGATTTGCATCAAATAGATAAAGTATTCGTTGGAATTTATAGTGTTGGCGATGTTTTTCTGATTGATTATGCCCAAAAATTAATATACAACAACAATTCGCATGTTACTATTTTGGATAGTAACGGACATACTAAAAACAACTTTATTGTTGAAAATGCGTTAGCAGTTTTAGAACAAAATTATCCTGATAACATCGAAGTTCTTCATCCGGACAAACTCAACAAACCATTTTTGGCTCAGCAGGATTTAATCGTTTTTAGTTTAGAAACCTGGAAAAAACTGGTTGATGAGGAAACTTCCTGGTTAACTGATATTCCATCGGTTCTGATTATTAAGCCGTAA
- a CDS encoding class I SAM-dependent methyltransferase: MTKGQISNILRKIRLIYLADWAHFYVERYKNQKNNLAFKKNNPDVKLPPDYLIYESFQIDYTKYYTESINTAKWVADYFSKYLDLKDKKILDWGCGPGRVIRHLPNVVGNECKYYGTDYNRQSIDWCSKNLPGISFNCNTLDAKLPYPDDTFDAIYGISIFTHLSEQLHYDWYTELHRILKPNGILFLTTQGDNFKVKLIPSEVARYDANELIIRDKVKEGHRMFSAFHPTEFMKKLFHNAEILEHYAEPIPETGNWIPQDVWIIRKK; encoded by the coding sequence ATGACTAAAGGACAAATTTCCAATATCTTAAGAAAAATTCGATTGATTTATTTGGCAGACTGGGCACATTTTTATGTTGAGCGCTATAAAAATCAGAAGAATAATTTAGCCTTTAAAAAGAATAATCCCGACGTAAAATTACCTCCTGATTATCTTATATACGAATCATTTCAGATTGACTACACAAAATATTATACGGAGAGTATTAATACTGCTAAATGGGTTGCAGATTATTTTAGCAAATATTTAGATTTAAAAGACAAAAAGATACTTGATTGGGGTTGTGGTCCTGGCAGGGTAATTCGTCATTTGCCTAATGTCGTTGGCAATGAATGCAAATATTATGGGACAGACTATAATAGGCAATCCATTGACTGGTGTTCAAAAAATCTTCCCGGAATTAGTTTTAATTGCAACACTTTGGATGCAAAACTTCCTTATCCTGACGATACATTTGATGCTATATATGGAATTTCAATTTTTACGCATCTTTCAGAGCAATTGCATTATGATTGGTATACTGAATTGCATCGAATATTGAAACCAAATGGAATATTATTCCTGACTACTCAAGGTGATAATTTTAAAGTAAAACTAATTCCTTCCGAAGTTGCACGATATGATGCTAATGAATTAATTATCCGTGACAAAGTGAAAGAAGGGCATCGGATGTTTTCGGCATTTCATCCTACTGAATTCATGAAAAAACTATTCCATAATGCTGAAATTTTAGAGCATTATGCTGAGCCAATTCCGGAAACGGGCAATTGGATTCCACAAGACGTTTGGATTATAAGAAAGAAATAA
- a CDS encoding DUF5686 family protein, which produces MKRLFLLFLFFTLSLQAQFQVNGIIKNAETKKALPFATIKTENGFSTIADVDGKFNFLLASQPETLTVSYVGYEPKTISLFEIKTFFTLYLSPKTNALKEVTITNVNPANAIIAKVIQEKENNNPQKKLRSFQFKSYNKLLVTANPDSIVGKIDTLFVDGVSKEKIAKIDSSDYKFKKIIDKQHLFLTEKVSQFQFEKPILKETILGTKMAGFKEPIYEFLGFSLQSFSIYDEKYELFETKYKSPISKDALKEYRYKILDTTSIDNRQLIVLYFKNKNKKGLEGLLYIDPENHAIAKAIMRIRGVLNITGIHEFTYLTGEKIWFPIRKNFKIVKGKSKEPTKILGGRIEFAAEDDDSNSKKAASDFTYLSSEMHAFDIAVNSNLKIKKSFVAIEVKDNANKRDETFWKQNRTDSLDKRSEKTYVVLDSIITKENIEKKIKFGRKIINGYVPFGPFDFDLRYLLSYNNYEGFRVGIGGITNDSFSKKLRVEGYTAYGLKDETIKYNLGMAFRIGNFSNSWIGGSYTDDVREIASTTFATDKRVFKLYDPRPINISTFYNHKTWRGYIETKIIPKTETVWQFTHSEISPLFNYTFTYDNHLYREFTMSTAMFSIQWNPFSDFMQTPNGKIEYEKRFPKFSFQFTKSLPNFFANDFNFGKVDARIEYEKKYLNGQKSAVLLQAGYAFGALPITHLYNTSPNNLTKDNLLQRITIAGKNSFETMYFNEFFSSEFVMLQFKHGFKRVELFKKVKPSLVLVTRMAWGNLQHQERHIGISYKTLNEGFFESGIELNQIYKGFGLTGFYRYGPNQLPRFEDNLAVKLSFVFDIGF; this is translated from the coding sequence ATGAAGCGACTATTTCTACTGTTTTTATTCTTCACGCTGTCGCTTCAAGCACAATTCCAAGTCAATGGAATCATAAAAAATGCTGAAACCAAAAAAGCACTTCCGTTTGCCACGATAAAAACCGAGAATGGTTTTTCTACCATTGCCGATGTTGATGGAAAGTTTAATTTCCTTTTGGCATCACAGCCCGAAACGCTGACAGTTTCCTATGTTGGCTATGAGCCAAAAACCATTTCTCTATTTGAAATAAAAACTTTTTTTACGCTCTATCTTTCGCCAAAAACTAATGCGCTAAAAGAAGTAACCATTACAAATGTAAATCCCGCCAACGCTATTATTGCCAAAGTAATTCAGGAAAAAGAGAACAACAATCCACAAAAAAAACTGCGTAGTTTTCAATTCAAATCGTATAACAAATTACTTGTAACGGCAAATCCTGATTCGATTGTCGGGAAAATTGACACTCTTTTTGTGGATGGTGTTTCCAAAGAAAAAATTGCCAAAATAGATTCTTCCGATTATAAATTTAAAAAGATTATTGACAAACAACATTTGTTTCTAACCGAAAAAGTGTCGCAATTTCAGTTTGAAAAACCTATACTAAAAGAAACTATTTTGGGTACCAAAATGGCGGGTTTTAAAGAACCTATTTATGAATTTTTGGGTTTCAGCCTGCAGTCGTTTTCTATTTACGATGAAAAATACGAGCTTTTCGAAACCAAATACAAAAGCCCTATTTCCAAAGATGCGCTCAAGGAATACCGTTATAAAATTCTTGACACAACTTCAATTGATAATCGACAGCTGATTGTTTTATATTTTAAAAATAAAAACAAGAAAGGCTTGGAAGGCTTACTCTATATTGATCCGGAAAATCACGCTATTGCCAAAGCGATAATGCGTATTCGTGGCGTTTTAAACATTACCGGAATTCATGAATTTACGTATTTAACCGGAGAAAAAATTTGGTTTCCTATTCGGAAAAACTTTAAAATCGTCAAAGGAAAAAGCAAAGAACCTACCAAAATTTTGGGTGGACGAATCGAGTTTGCTGCCGAAGATGATGACAGTAATTCGAAAAAAGCGGCTTCCGATTTCACCTATCTTTCTTCCGAAATGCATGCATTTGACATCGCAGTGAATAGCAATCTGAAAATCAAAAAATCTTTTGTCGCCATTGAAGTTAAAGATAATGCCAACAAAAGAGACGAAACTTTTTGGAAACAAAACAGAACGGATAGTCTGGACAAGCGAAGCGAGAAAACTTATGTCGTTTTAGATAGTATCATCACCAAGGAAAACATTGAGAAAAAAATCAAATTTGGACGAAAAATCATCAATGGTTATGTCCCATTTGGTCCGTTTGATTTTGATTTACGTTATCTTTTGAGTTATAATAATTATGAAGGTTTTCGCGTTGGAATTGGCGGTATTACTAATGACTCCTTTTCTAAAAAGCTTCGTGTTGAAGGTTATACAGCCTATGGTTTGAAAGATGAAACCATAAAGTACAATTTAGGAATGGCATTCAGAATTGGTAATTTTTCCAACAGCTGGATTGGCGGTTCGTATACTGATGATGTTCGGGAGATTGCGAGTACCACTTTTGCTACGGACAAAAGGGTTTTTAAACTCTATGATCCACGGCCAATCAACATCAGTACTTTCTATAATCACAAAACATGGCGTGGTTATATTGAGACCAAAATTATCCCGAAAACAGAAACCGTTTGGCAGTTTACACATAGCGAAATAAGTCCGTTGTTTAATTATACTTTCACATACGACAACCATTTGTATCGTGAGTTCACAATGTCAACAGCTATGTTTTCGATACAATGGAATCCTTTTAGTGATTTTATGCAAACCCCAAATGGAAAAATCGAATATGAAAAACGTTTCCCTAAATTTAGTTTTCAGTTTACTAAATCGTTGCCCAATTTCTTTGCCAATGATTTTAATTTCGGAAAGGTTGATGCCCGAATTGAGTATGAAAAAAAATATTTAAACGGACAGAAATCGGCTGTTTTACTTCAAGCCGGTTATGCTTTTGGTGCGCTTCCGATTACGCATTTGTATAATACTTCGCCGAATAATCTGACCAAAGACAATCTTTTGCAAAGAATAACAATTGCCGGAAAAAACAGTTTTGAAACCATGTATTTCAATGAATTCTTTTCGAGTGAATTTGTGATGCTTCAATTCAAACACGGATTTAAAAGAGTCGAATTGTTCAAAAAGGTAAAGCCATCGTTGGTTTTGGTAACACGAATGGCTTGGGGAAACCTGCAACATCAGGAACGACACATAGGCATTTCATACAAAACTTTAAACGAAGGTTTTTTCGAATCGGGTATCGAATTGAACCAGATTTACAAAGGTTTTGGATTAACAGGCTTTTACAGATATGGCCCAAACCAATTGCCGAGATTTGAAGATAACTTAGCCGTAAAATTGAGCTTTGTATTTGATATTGGGTTTTAA
- the frr gene encoding ribosome recycling factor: MEEIEFILDSTKESMVGSIAHLEKEFLNIRAGKASPQMLGSVFVDYYGSQTPLSQVSNVNVPDARTITIQPYEKSMLQTIEKAIMIANLGFNPMNNGENIIISVPPLTEERRRDLVKQAKAEAEDAKISIRNARKDANTEIKKLEKEGTSEDICKSAEEDIQKLTDGFIRKVDEHLAIKEAEIMKV, encoded by the coding sequence ATGGAAGAAATTGAATTTATTTTAGACAGTACAAAAGAATCGATGGTTGGTTCTATTGCACATTTAGAAAAAGAATTTTTAAATATACGCGCCGGAAAAGCATCACCACAAATGTTGGGAAGTGTTTTTGTAGATTATTACGGTTCTCAAACACCTTTATCTCAAGTTTCTAACGTGAATGTTCCTGATGCCAGAACAATTACCATTCAGCCTTATGAAAAAAGCATGTTGCAAACCATTGAAAAAGCAATTATGATTGCAAATCTTGGTTTCAACCCAATGAATAACGGCGAAAATATAATCATCAGCGTTCCGCCTTTAACCGAAGAAAGAAGACGCGATTTGGTAAAGCAGGCAAAAGCGGAAGCGGAAGATGCTAAAATCAGCATCCGAAATGCCCGAAAAGATGCCAATACTGAAATCAAAAAATTAGAAAAAGAAGGTACTTCAGAAGACATTTGTAAATCTGCTGAAGAAGATATTCAAAAACTGACGGATGGTTTTATCCGAAAAGTGGATGAACATTTGGCTATCAAAGAAGCCGAAATTATGAAAGTGTAA
- the pyrH gene encoding UMP kinase gives MKYKRILLKLSGEALMGDRQYGIDPKRLAEYADEIKEIHSKGVEIAIVIGGGNIFRGIAGASNGMDRVQGDYMGMLATVINGMALQGALEDKGMLTRLQTALKIEAIAEPYIKRRAVRHLEKGRIVIFGAGTGNPYFTTDTAAVLRGVEVHADVILKGTRVDGIYDSDPEKNANAVKFESITFDDVIKKGLNVMDSTAFTLSQENALPIVVFDMNKKGNLLKICNGENVGTVVKI, from the coding sequence ATGAAATACAAAAGAATTCTTCTAAAACTAAGTGGTGAGGCTTTAATGGGCGATAGACAATACGGAATTGATCCAAAACGTCTTGCTGAGTATGCTGATGAGATTAAGGAAATTCATAGTAAAGGTGTCGAAATTGCCATTGTTATTGGTGGTGGAAATATTTTTAGAGGAATTGCCGGAGCCAGTAATGGTATGGATAGAGTTCAGGGTGATTATATGGGAATGTTGGCAACAGTTATCAACGGAATGGCTTTACAAGGCGCATTAGAAGATAAAGGGATGTTGACCCGTTTGCAAACGGCTTTGAAAATTGAAGCGATTGCCGAACCTTATATCAAAAGAAGAGCAGTACGTCATCTTGAAAAAGGAAGAATTGTTATTTTTGGTGCCGGAACAGGGAATCCATATTTTACAACTGATACTGCTGCGGTGCTGAGAGGTGTTGAAGTACACGCTGACGTAATTTTGAAAGGAACTCGTGTTGATGGTATTTATGATTCAGATCCTGAAAAAAACGCAAACGCAGTAAAATTCGAAAGCATTACTTTTGATGATGTTATCAAAAAAGGGTTGAACGTAATGGATTCGACGGCATTTACTTTAAGTCAGGAAAATGCCTTGCCAATCGTAGTTTTTGATATGAATAAAAAAGGAAATCTATTAAAAATTTGCAACGGGGAAAATGTTGGAACCGTAGTTAAAATATAG